A genomic segment from Triticum dicoccoides isolate Atlit2015 ecotype Zavitan chromosome 1A, WEW_v2.0, whole genome shotgun sequence encodes:
- the LOC119353895 gene encoding uncharacterized protein LOC119353895 codes for MIPPAPSEAMKVNTTGTKRIPSEEAAVKQRSNGQKEAQEITNCSASIDNTLLHMRLPPKTTMELECPPGVVQLSDNESPTIKKTPKPSLRAPGLPNAIGRLNLQDSSCIIKPRGLQFISSGNPGDPNDTGNTNCDPFTTSDF; via the exons ATGATTCCTCCTGCACCTTCTGAAG CCATGAAGGTGAACACTACTGGCACGAAAAGAATACCATCGGAAGAAGCTGCAGTAAAACAGAGATCAAATGGACAAAAAGAAGCACAAGAAATAACAAACTGCTCTGCATCAATTGATAACACTC TTCTTCATATGCGGCTGCCTCCAAAAACAACAATGGAactagaatgtccacctggagttgTCCAACTTTCAG ACAATGAATCTCCTACGATAAAGAAAACACCTAAACCAAGTCTGCGTGCACCAGGACTGCCAAATGCCATTGGACGGCTCAACTTGCAAGATTCCAGCTGCATAATAAAACCTCGAGGTCTTCAGTTCATTAGTTCAGGCAACCCAGGAGATCCAAACGACACAGGTAATACCAACTGTGATCCTTTCACTACATCTGATTTTTGA